From Haloplasma contractile SSD-17B:
TACGATATAAATTTGATGTAGCAACCATCATATATGATTTTTAGCATAATATAATAAAAAATGAGCACAGGATGCTCATTTTTTATTTCTTATCTTATAGTTTAAATTTTAATAATTTTCTAATTTACTCAGGTCTTCTTCTAGTTCATAGTCAGGTAATTTTAACTCTAATCCTTTTTCAGTTGCAATTGCCCGATATAAATTGGCATAGGATACGTGCATATAAGGTCCTAACCAAATGTATAAAAGATTTAATGTTAGTAGAGATAATAGCCACCATCCAATAAAAGAAAATTGAAAGATTATGATTCGCCATTTGTTACCTTTTGTTAAGTGAGCTGATTTCTTTAAAGCTTCTATGGCACTTAAATCTGTATCACGTAAGATATAAAAAGTATAGCCATATCGTAATGCTAAATATATCATTAATAAAAGTCCTACAATGATTAATAGTGCTATTAATAATCCTAAGTTAGTGTACCCCAAATCAATTAAGATGATTCCACTCATATAAGGAATCATACCTAAAATGATAATCAGTGTGAATAGCATATATGTTCCAAAAATGCGTCCAACTTTCCCTTTAAATACAAACAAGTCATCAACACTAGGTTTTCGATCGTCTACTACCGTTAATGCTAAATGGCTATAAATAAATGTACTTAATGAGGCTACAATTAATCCTGGTATTATAAATAGAAGTAAACCAAATAACATAGCAAAATACATAATAATCCAACCCAGAATAGCAACCGAAACGTATTCAACCCATTTCCCTTTTAAAAGACTTAATGCTTCTTGTTTAATTTCTTTTCTTTTTTTACTCACAATTAAAACCTCCCTTTTGTATCTATTTTACTATAGATCATACTAGAAAAATATCTAATTTTAAAATTTTTTTTATTTATTGTTTTAGTGGAATTGATATGCATATTTTTTGCTATAATATGTAGTACGTAGTAGTTTAAGAATATAATTAAAGACATTATGTAACTTACCCATTAAAAAAGAAGATATCGTTATTCTTATAGATTCCAAAATAGCTTATATGATAATACATTAAAATTTCTTAGTGGTATAGATTAATCTGTCTAACAATTTTATTGCTTATTATTCATAAGCGCTCATGAACAGAAAAAGCTTCGTCAAGAACGCATAATAACACATAGACAAAAATATTAAATATAAAAATGATTAAAATAACAACTGATCTATAATTAAATAAAAAATGAGCTACCGATACAGGTAACTCATTTTTTATTTAGTAATATACGTTTTAAACATCTAAAAAGACCTACTATAATAGTAGGTCTTAGATTATGCTACTGAGTTTACTAATTTAGCTAAACGAGATTTTTGGTTAGCAGCATAATTTTTATGGTTGATACCTTTGCTTACTGATTTATCTAAGAATTTACATGCATTTCTATACGAAGACTTTGCAGTCTCTACGTCATTATTTTGAACTGCAGTTTCTACAGCTTTAATTACAGTACGCATTTGAGATTTAAACGCTGCATTTTGAAGACGACGTTTCTCGTTAGTTTTTGCACGTTTTTCTTGTGATTTTATGTTTGGCATATTTCCACCTCCATTTTATCTTGCAACTTCTACATTTTAGCAAATAATAGTACTAATTTCAATATTATTTTATATTTTAGTATAAATTTTATGAATTTTTAAATATTATTAATGAATATATGTTGAGGTGATAACAAATGGACAAGATAAAAGTAAGAACAGATTTGATTATAGAAAGCCTTGAAGCATCAGGTGATACCATTCATATGAACGAGTTACAGCACACAGAAGAGCTGGTTCATGGAATGAAAATAAATCAAGTTATTATTAATGATGAACATGGAAGAGAAATAGGAAAACGAGCAGGAACATATGTAACGATTGATACATCAGCTGTTAATGACCATGATCATGAACAATTATTAAAAATACAAAAACAAATTGCAATAGAAATTGACAAACTCCTTACTAAAAATCAAATTACTGAGGATTCAGTCGGAATGATCGTCGGATTAGGAAATGATAACGTTACACCTGATTCTTTAGGACCAAATGTGATTGAACAGGTTTTTGTTACAAAGCACTTATTTGAACTACACCCTGAATCAATTGATCCTAAAGGGTTTAGACCAGTTTGTGCTATGGCACCAGGTGTAATGGGAATGACAGGTATTGAAACAGCAGAAATCATTGACTCTGTAATTGACCGTATAAAACCTGATTTTGTTATTGTGGTCGATGCCTTGGCTGCAAAATCAATCAAACGCGTTAATACAACGATTCAATTATCGGATGCAGGAATTAATCCCGGTAGTGGTGTAGGAAATAAGCGTAAGGAATTAAGTAAGGCAACTTTAGATATTCCTGTTGTGACAATTGGTATACCTACTGTAGTAGATGCAGTGACGATTACATCTGAGACGATTGATATGATTATCAAACATATTGGGCATAGTTTGAAGAACAATCGTCCTAGTAATCGACTTGTTACGTCAGCTACTCCAAATAAGGTTGATTTTTCAGAACAAGATGTACCAGATGAAAATGTGGTAAGAGATCTGTTTGGAAATATCGGATTAATGTCAGTTGAAGAAAAAGAACGATTAATTTTTGAAGTTTTAACACCACAAGGGCTAAATATGATGGTTACCCCAAAAGAAGTCGACACAAATATCGTAGACCTAAGTCATATCGTAGCAAGAGGTATAAACTTAGCTCTACATAAAAATATTAACTAGACAACAATTTAAAACATATTTTTCTGCATCACCTCTATATAATTTATAAGAGGTGATGTATTATTAATTTTAAATTGTTAATTGGTATAAAAGCACTTGTTATATTGGTTTGTCTAGTAATATCATTTTCTTACTTAGAACCGAATATAGAACTTTATTTCTTAAATCATGAATTTGACAGTCTTGTTTTCTTTTTAAATGATGTCCACACTGAAGACAATCTACTTAATGAACTCTTTGACTTTATGGTCTATTTAGTATTTGGTGTGAACCTAGAGGAACCTGATTCCATGTTTTCGTTTAATTCATTTTTAAGAAGTTTACTATAATGTAAGGAGATGATTTGATGGAACGGAAATTTGTGCGATATTTAATGATTGGTATCATTTTTTTCATTGGTCTTTCGATGGGAACCTCTTTTAGTCCAACAAATTCAGCAAAAGATGTTCAAGAAAAAGCAAAAGAATTTGAAGATGATATTACAAACCCAGATACGGATTTTGAACCAGTAAATCCCTATGAAAATCAAACCGGTGAACCTATAAAACATAATTTTTATACATCACTAGCTAAAGATGGAGAGTACCTCGTAAAAAAGACCGTTGAATTTGTTTTTGAGAAGAGTGACGACCTTTTAAGAATTATTTTTGATTCATAATAGACAGAGCCCAGTCTAAATTGGGCTCTTTTTCATTAAAAATGACTATTTTTGTAAGATATGTTTGAAAAAGAGTCACAAATGATGTAAAATGATTGTGTTTCACATTTATGAATGGAGTGACTAAAATGAGTAGTGAAAACTTTGATTTTGATAAACTAAAAGAGCGACAAAAATATATACGTAACTTTTCGATCATTGCTCATATCGACCATGGGAAGAGTACGTTAGCTGATCGTATCTTAGAGCGCACAAATGCAATCGAATCGCGTGAGATGATGAATCAGTTACTAGACTCTATGGATTTAGAACGTGAAAGAGGAATTACGATTAAATTAAATGCTGTGCAATTAAGCTATACAGCTAAAGATGGAAATGAATACACGTTTCACTTAATTGATACTCCAGGTCATGTTGACTTTACTTATGAAGTATCAAGATCGTTAGCTGCATGTGAAGGTGCCATTTTAGTCGTTGATGCTGCTCAGGGTGTAGAGGCTCAGACGCTTGCAAACGTATATTTAGCATTAGACAACGATTTGGAGATTGTACCAGTTATTAATAAAATTGATTTACCTAGCGCAGATCCTGATAAAGCAAAAGAAGAAATTGAAAATGTAGTAGGCTTGCCTGCTGATGATGCCGTGTTAGCATCTGCTAAAAATGGGATTGGAATTGAAGATTTATTAGAACGTATTGTAGAAGTTGTTCCTGCACCTCTAGGAGATCCAAAAGCGCCACTTCAAGCTATGGTGTTTGACTCATTTTTTGATCCTTATCGTGGTGTAATTCCTTCTATAAGAATCGTAAACGGGACCATTAGAAAAGGTGACCGTATCAGGTTAATGCAATCTGGGGCAGAGTATGAAGTAAATGAAGTTGGAATCCATACACCTAAGGAAGTAAAACGGGACTATTTGACAGCTGGTGATGTAGGTTATTTAGCAGCATCCGTAAAATCGGTGAAGAATGTTCGAGTAGGTGACACGATTACGAAGGTAGAGAATCCTGCTAAAGAACCATTACCAGGATATCGTAAAATGAACCCAATGGTTTATTGTGGATTGTTCCCAATTGATTCATCAAAATATACAGATCTTCGAGATGCACTTGAACGTTTACAATTAAACGACTCATCACTTGTATTTGAACCAGAAACATCTCAAGCATTAGGGTTTGGTTTTAGAACAGGTTTCCTTGGATTACTCCATATGGAAATTATTCAAGAACGTTTAGAGCGTGAATTTAATTTAGATTTAATTGCGACTGCACCATCAGTAATCTATAAAGTAACGTTAAATGATGGAACAGTAATAACGGTTGATAATCCATCACAGATGCCAGAGCAAAAGGATTATCAGGACATAGAAGAACCGTATGTAAGAGCATCGGTGATCACACCAAACGATTATGTAGGTCCTGTAATGGAGTTATGTCAGAAAAAACGCGGTGATTTTGTTAATATGAAATACCTAGATGATATTCGGGTAAGTATTGAATATAAAATACCGCTGTCTGAGATTGTATATGATTTCTTTGATAAACTTAAATCAAATACAAAAGGATATGCATCACTCGATTATGAACTAATTGGTTATAGATCATCGAACCTTGTTAAAATGGACATTTTACTGAATGCTGAAATAGTGGATGCGTTAAGTGTAATCGTTCACCGTGACTTTGCCTATGAACGTGGAAA
This genomic window contains:
- the lepA gene encoding translation elongation factor 4, translated to MSSENFDFDKLKERQKYIRNFSIIAHIDHGKSTLADRILERTNAIESREMMNQLLDSMDLERERGITIKLNAVQLSYTAKDGNEYTFHLIDTPGHVDFTYEVSRSLAACEGAILVVDAAQGVEAQTLANVYLALDNDLEIVPVINKIDLPSADPDKAKEEIENVVGLPADDAVLASAKNGIGIEDLLERIVEVVPAPLGDPKAPLQAMVFDSFFDPYRGVIPSIRIVNGTIRKGDRIRLMQSGAEYEVNEVGIHTPKEVKRDYLTAGDVGYLAASVKSVKNVRVGDTITKVENPAKEPLPGYRKMNPMVYCGLFPIDSSKYTDLRDALERLQLNDSSLVFEPETSQALGFGFRTGFLGLLHMEIIQERLEREFNLDLIATAPSVIYKVTLNDGTVITVDNPSQMPEQKDYQDIEEPYVRASVITPNDYVGPVMELCQKKRGDFVNMKYLDDIRVSIEYKIPLSEIVYDFFDKLKSNTKGYASLDYELIGYRSSNLVKMDILLNAEIVDALSVIVHRDFAYERGKSITAKMKELIPRQQFEVPVQAAINNKVIARSTIKALRKNVLAKCYGGDISRKKKLLEKQKEGKKRMKSVGSVEVPQEAFMAVLSVDE
- the gpr gene encoding GPR endopeptidase yields the protein MDKIKVRTDLIIESLEASGDTIHMNELQHTEELVHGMKINQVIINDEHGREIGKRAGTYVTIDTSAVNDHDHEQLLKIQKQIAIEIDKLLTKNQITEDSVGMIVGLGNDNVTPDSLGPNVIEQVFVTKHLFELHPESIDPKGFRPVCAMAPGVMGMTGIETAEIIDSVIDRIKPDFVIVVDALAAKSIKRVNTTIQLSDAGINPGSGVGNKRKELSKATLDIPVVTIGIPTVVDAVTITSETIDMIIKHIGHSLKNNRPSNRLVTSATPNKVDFSEQDVPDENVVRDLFGNIGLMSVEEKERLIFEVLTPQGLNMMVTPKEVDTNIVDLSHIVARGINLALHKNIN
- the rpsT gene encoding 30S ribosomal protein S20 is translated as MPNIKSQEKRAKTNEKRRLQNAAFKSQMRTVIKAVETAVQNNDVETAKSSYRNACKFLDKSVSKGINHKNYAANQKSRLAKLVNSVA
- a CDS encoding DUF975 family protein, translated to MSKKRKEIKQEALSLLKGKWVEYVSVAILGWIIMYFAMLFGLLLFIIPGLIVASLSTFIYSHLALTVVDDRKPSVDDLFVFKGKVGRIFGTYMLFTLIIILGMIPYMSGIILIDLGYTNLGLLIALLIIVGLLLMIYLALRYGYTFYILRDTDLSAIEALKKSAHLTKGNKWRIIIFQFSFIGWWLLSLLTLNLLYIWLGPYMHVSYANLYRAIATEKGLELKLPDYELEEDLSKLENY